From a region of the Sporosarcina ureilytica genome:
- the codY gene encoding GTP-sensing pleiotropic transcriptional regulator CodY, translating into MSLLIKTRKINAMLQESGGEAVNFKEMAEKLGSVIESNVFIVSRRGKLLGFEIHQQIENDRMKEMFENRQFPAEYTQKLFEVRETSSNLDIESTYTAFPVENKELFKDGLTTIVPIMGGGERLGTLLLARMTEQFNDDDLILAEYGATVVGMEILREKSEEIELEARSKAVVQMAINSLSYSEHEAIEHIFKELDGEEGLLVASKIADRVGITRSVIVNALRKLESAGVIESRSLGMKGTYIKVLNNKFLAELEKQK; encoded by the coding sequence ATGTCATTATTAATAAAAACGCGTAAAATTAACGCTATGCTACAAGAATCAGGTGGAGAAGCGGTCAACTTCAAGGAAATGGCTGAAAAACTAGGTTCAGTTATTGAATCAAACGTGTTTATCGTAAGCAGAAGAGGTAAACTACTTGGATTTGAAATTCATCAACAAATTGAAAACGATCGAATGAAGGAAATGTTTGAAAATCGTCAATTCCCAGCAGAATATACGCAAAAGCTTTTTGAAGTTAGAGAAACATCTTCTAACTTAGATATCGAAAGCACATACACTGCTTTCCCAGTGGAAAACAAAGAACTGTTTAAAGATGGACTAACGACAATTGTTCCAATTATGGGCGGCGGTGAGCGCTTAGGCACACTTCTACTAGCAAGAATGACGGAGCAGTTTAATGATGATGATTTAATTCTTGCTGAATACGGTGCGACAGTTGTCGGGATGGAAATATTACGTGAAAAGTCTGAGGAAATTGAACTTGAAGCACGTAGTAAAGCAGTGGTTCAAATGGCAATTAACTCATTATCTTACAGTGAGCATGAAGCAATTGAGCATATCTTTAAAGAACTTGATGGCGAAGAAGGATTACTCGTTGCATCCAAAATTGCTGATCGAGTAGGAATCACACGTTCAGTCATCGTAAACGCACTCCGTAAACTAGAGAGTGCTGGCGTTATTGAATCTCGTTCATTAGGAATGAAAGGTACGTACATTAAAGTGTTAAATAATAAATTCCTTGCTGAGCTTGAAAAACAAAAATAA
- the hslU gene encoding ATP-dependent protease ATPase subunit HslU translates to MANRNELTPKELTAHLDRYIIGQENAKRAVAVAIRNRYRRSLLSDEEKNEIIPKNILMIGPTGVGKTEIARRIAKLVNAPFLKVEATKFTEVGYVGRDVESMVRDLTEVGVRIVRAEKREEVREQATKLANEKLVKLLVPEMKKQSSGQNPFEMLFGQKQEVDETDPVKEAEVRRKRSDVARSLAAGELEEQEVTVELTEQQPSLYDAFQGSGMEQMGANMQDALSSLMPKKKTKRKMKVKDARLVLEAEEADKLIDHDEIARRAIELTEQSGIIFLDEMDKIARSEGSGASADVSREGVQRDILPIVEGSTVTTKYGAVKTDFILFIAAGAFHIAKPSDIIPELQGRFPIRVELDKLSKDDFERILKEPDFSLIRQYEKLLKTENVVLDFTEEAITKIAKIAFEVNDNTENIGARRLHTIMEKLLEELSYEAADIGPTTIKITPAYVDEKLQDIAQNKDLSQFIL, encoded by the coding sequence ATGGCGAATCGAAATGAATTAACCCCTAAGGAACTTACGGCGCATTTGGATCGTTATATTATTGGCCAAGAAAATGCGAAGCGTGCTGTTGCGGTAGCAATTCGAAATCGATATAGAAGAAGTTTGTTGTCTGACGAAGAAAAAAATGAAATTATTCCGAAGAACATTCTGATGATTGGACCGACTGGTGTGGGGAAGACAGAAATTGCAAGAAGAATCGCCAAGCTAGTCAACGCACCGTTTTTAAAAGTAGAAGCGACGAAGTTTACTGAAGTCGGTTATGTTGGCCGTGACGTTGAATCCATGGTTAGAGACTTAACGGAAGTGGGCGTTCGTATCGTTCGAGCGGAAAAACGTGAAGAAGTTCGTGAGCAAGCAACGAAACTTGCGAATGAAAAATTAGTGAAACTGCTCGTTCCTGAAATGAAAAAGCAAAGTAGTGGGCAAAACCCATTTGAAATGCTTTTTGGTCAAAAGCAAGAAGTTGATGAAACTGACCCTGTGAAAGAAGCAGAAGTTAGACGGAAGCGTTCTGACGTTGCTAGAAGTTTAGCGGCGGGAGAGTTAGAAGAACAAGAAGTAACAGTTGAATTAACAGAGCAACAACCCTCACTTTATGATGCCTTCCAAGGTTCTGGCATGGAGCAAATGGGTGCGAATATGCAGGATGCTCTGTCGTCTTTAATGCCAAAAAAGAAAACGAAGCGCAAAATGAAAGTAAAGGATGCACGTCTCGTACTAGAAGCTGAAGAGGCAGATAAGTTAATCGACCATGATGAAATTGCGAGACGGGCAATTGAATTAACTGAGCAATCTGGGATTATATTTCTTGATGAAATGGATAAAATTGCACGAAGCGAAGGAAGCGGTGCTTCGGCTGATGTATCGCGTGAAGGTGTTCAAAGAGATATATTACCGATTGTTGAAGGCTCGACAGTCACAACGAAATATGGGGCCGTGAAGACGGATTTTATTCTTTTTATTGCTGCGGGTGCATTTCATATTGCGAAGCCTTCAGATATTATTCCTGAGTTGCAAGGAAGATTTCCAATTCGAGTGGAATTAGATAAATTATCGAAGGATGATTTCGAGCGTATTTTGAAAGAACCAGACTTTTCTCTCATTCGACAATATGAAAAATTGTTAAAAACTGAAAATGTTGTTTTAGATTTTACAGAAGAGGCTATAACTAAAATAGCGAAGATTGCATTTGAAGTGAATGATAATACAGAGAACATTGGTGCACGTCGTCTTCATACGATTATGGAGAAGTTGTTGGAAGAGCTTTCCTATGAAGCAGCTGATATAGGACCTACAACAATTAAAATCACCCCAGCTTATGTCGATGAAAAACTACAGGATATTGCACAAAACAAAGATTTGTCACAATTTATACTGTAA
- the hslV gene encoding ATP-dependent protease subunit HslV, with protein sequence MEFHATTIFAVRHNGECAMSGDGQVTVGNAVVMKHTAKKVRRIFGGKVLAGFAGSVADAFTLFDLFEGKLTEYNGNLQRAAVELAKQWRGDRVLRKLEAMLLVMDKDELLLVSGTGEVIGPDDGILAIGSGGHYALAAGRALKKYSGQSLTAEEIAKAALQTAAEICVYTNDQIIVEVL encoded by the coding sequence ATGGAATTCCATGCAACTACGATATTTGCAGTGCGCCATAACGGTGAATGTGCCATGTCTGGAGACGGCCAAGTAACTGTAGGCAATGCGGTCGTGATGAAACATACCGCAAAGAAAGTCCGCAGAATATTTGGTGGAAAGGTTCTAGCTGGTTTTGCTGGTTCTGTTGCGGATGCATTTACTTTATTTGATTTATTCGAAGGTAAATTAACGGAGTACAACGGTAATCTACAAAGAGCTGCTGTTGAACTTGCGAAGCAATGGCGTGGTGACAGAGTGCTGCGTAAGCTAGAGGCGATGTTACTCGTTATGGACAAAGACGAATTGCTTTTAGTATCTGGGACGGGAGAAGTAATCGGACCTGACGATGGTATTCTTGCAATCGGATCAGGCGGTCATTATGCGCTTGCTGCAGGCCGTGCACTTAAGAAGTATAGCGGTCAGTCATTAACGGCTGAAGAAATCGCGAAAGCAGCTCTACAAACTGCTGCAGAAATATGTGTCTATACGAATGATCAGATTATTGTGGAGGTACTATAA
- the xerC gene encoding tyrosine recombinase XerC, whose protein sequence is MVVKPSVVREEYMMYIQLERNYSSNTATEYATDIDEFLAFLTVEGIRDLNNVTYTEARLYATTLYNNGLARTSISRKISSVRSFFKFANARYGVNDHAFASLHHPKKQEKLPAFFYEQEMEMLFAACEGTDAKSLRDYAILELLYATGMRVSELTSLKTSDVDNELGIVKVMGKGRKERYIPFGSFAEEALFTYQEQSRSRLMKQQEHDSLFVNLRGKPLTDRGVRHILTSIMERASLHSKIYPHMLRHTFATHLLANGADMRSVQELLGHSHLSSTQVYTHITKDHLRKTYMNTHPRA, encoded by the coding sequence GTGGTAGTCAAACCTTCAGTAGTTCGTGAAGAATATATGATGTACATACAGCTTGAACGTAATTATTCATCAAACACCGCTACTGAATATGCAACTGACATCGATGAATTTCTTGCTTTTCTCACGGTAGAAGGGATTCGTGATTTAAACAATGTTACGTATACAGAAGCACGACTTTATGCAACGACCTTATATAACAACGGTTTAGCTAGAACATCAATCTCGAGAAAGATTTCCTCGGTTCGGTCATTTTTTAAGTTTGCTAACGCCCGTTATGGTGTGAATGATCACGCGTTCGCATCACTCCATCACCCTAAAAAACAAGAAAAATTACCTGCATTTTTTTATGAGCAGGAAATGGAGATGTTATTTGCGGCGTGTGAAGGAACGGACGCGAAATCATTACGCGATTATGCGATATTGGAACTGCTTTATGCGACAGGCATGCGTGTGAGTGAACTCACATCGCTAAAAACTAGTGACGTTGATAACGAGTTAGGCATTGTAAAGGTAATGGGAAAAGGAAGAAAAGAACGCTATATCCCATTTGGTAGTTTTGCAGAAGAGGCACTCTTCACCTATCAAGAACAGAGTCGTTCTCGGCTTATGAAGCAACAAGAACACGATAGCTTATTTGTGAACTTACGTGGCAAGCCTTTAACTGATCGAGGGGTTCGACATATCTTAACCTCGATAATGGAACGTGCGTCACTGCATTCGAAAATCTATCCACATATGTTACGTCACACATTCGCAACACATCTTCTTGCGAATGGTGCTGATATGAGGTCGGTGCAAGAACTTTTAGGACATTCTCATCTCTCTTCGACGCAAGTGTATACACATATAACGAAAGACCATTTAAGAAAAACATATATGAATACTCACCCGAGAGCATAG
- the topA gene encoding type I DNA topoisomerase — MADYLVIVESPAKAKTIERYLGKKYIVRASLGHLRDLPKSQMGVDTENEYEPKYITIRGKGPILQELRKDAKKVKKIYLAADPDREGEAIAWHLAFQLGVDIESNCRVVFNEITKEAIKESFKNPRPIDMDLVDSQQARRILDRLVGYNISPILWKKVKKGLSAGRVQSVALRLIIDRENEINAFEPEEYWSIGAQFKKGRSKFEAAYYGNMKKKLGLANKEEVDAVLGQLQGDSFEVHDVVKRERKRNPALPFTTSSLQQEAARKLNFRARKTMMIAQQLYEGITIDKETVGLITYMRTDSTRIADSAKEESIAFIEKMYGKEYLSAGPNKTAKKNTNTQDAHEAIRPTSVMRPPAAMKAFLSRDQYRLYKLIWERLVASQMAPAVLDTMRVDLVNGDVKFRATGSQVKFDGFMKVYVEGDDDNKEEKDRILPPLEKGEHLKFDEIDPKQHFTQPPPRYTEARLVRTLEELGIGRPSTFAPTLDTIQRRGYVTLDARRFIPTELGTIVHNAVNEFFPDIIDVEFTAQMEKELDDIEEGKKKWIKVIDDFYKDFEKHVEFADAEMEKIEIKDEPAGEDCEKCGEPMVYKLGRYGKFMACSGFPDCRNTKAIMKPIGVTCPTCKEGQVVERKSKTRRTFYGCDQYPECEYVSWDKPVARPCPKCDSTLVEKKSKKGVRIQCTECEYKEDIQ, encoded by the coding sequence ATGGCAGATTATTTAGTAATAGTAGAGTCCCCTGCAAAAGCGAAAACAATTGAACGCTATTTAGGGAAGAAGTATATAGTTAGGGCATCATTAGGACATTTAAGAGACCTCCCCAAAAGTCAAATGGGCGTCGACACTGAAAATGAGTATGAACCGAAATATATAACAATCCGAGGGAAAGGCCCGATACTTCAAGAATTAAGGAAAGATGCAAAGAAAGTAAAGAAAATTTATCTAGCAGCTGACCCCGACAGAGAAGGGGAAGCAATTGCTTGGCATTTAGCTTTTCAACTAGGCGTCGATATTGAATCGAATTGCCGTGTTGTCTTTAATGAAATTACAAAAGAAGCGATTAAAGAATCTTTTAAAAATCCACGACCGATAGATATGGATCTTGTTGATTCACAGCAAGCACGTAGAATCCTTGATCGTCTAGTTGGGTATAATATCAGCCCGATACTATGGAAGAAAGTAAAGAAGGGACTTTCGGCTGGACGCGTTCAATCCGTAGCGTTGCGACTCATTATTGATCGTGAAAACGAGATTAACGCTTTTGAACCAGAAGAATATTGGAGCATAGGTGCGCAGTTTAAAAAAGGGCGTTCCAAATTTGAAGCAGCTTATTATGGCAATATGAAAAAGAAGTTAGGCTTAGCGAACAAAGAAGAAGTAGACGCTGTGCTTGGCCAGCTACAAGGCGATAGCTTTGAAGTTCACGATGTAGTTAAGAGGGAACGAAAAAGAAATCCTGCGTTGCCGTTTACGACGTCGTCACTTCAACAAGAAGCGGCACGTAAATTAAACTTCCGAGCTCGCAAAACGATGATGATTGCCCAACAGTTATACGAAGGAATAACGATTGACAAAGAAACTGTAGGACTCATTACGTATATGAGAACCGATTCTACTAGAATTGCAGATAGTGCAAAAGAAGAGTCCATTGCTTTCATCGAAAAGATGTATGGCAAGGAGTATTTATCAGCGGGTCCAAATAAAACAGCGAAAAAGAATACGAATACACAAGATGCACACGAAGCAATTCGTCCAACGTCTGTAATGCGTCCTCCTGCGGCAATGAAGGCGTTTCTATCACGTGATCAGTATCGATTATATAAATTGATATGGGAACGATTAGTCGCAAGTCAGATGGCACCAGCAGTGTTAGACACTATGAGAGTAGACTTGGTGAATGGCGATGTGAAATTCAGAGCAACAGGGTCACAAGTGAAGTTTGATGGATTTATGAAAGTTTATGTAGAAGGCGATGATGATAACAAGGAAGAAAAAGATCGCATTCTACCTCCACTTGAAAAGGGGGAACATCTCAAGTTTGATGAGATAGATCCGAAACAACACTTTACGCAGCCGCCACCGAGATATACTGAAGCAAGACTTGTACGTACGCTTGAAGAGTTAGGGATAGGTCGTCCCTCCACTTTTGCGCCTACGCTTGACACGATTCAACGTAGAGGGTATGTTACACTTGATGCAAGGAGATTCATCCCGACAGAATTAGGGACGATTGTACACAATGCAGTCAATGAATTTTTCCCGGATATTATCGATGTAGAGTTTACCGCGCAAATGGAAAAAGAACTTGATGATATTGAAGAAGGTAAGAAAAAATGGATTAAGGTTATCGATGATTTCTATAAAGATTTTGAAAAGCATGTTGAATTTGCAGATGCTGAGATGGAGAAAATCGAAATTAAAGACGAACCAGCTGGAGAAGATTGTGAGAAGTGCGGCGAACCAATGGTTTATAAACTTGGCCGTTATGGAAAGTTTATGGCTTGTTCAGGCTTCCCGGACTGTCGCAACACGAAAGCAATTATGAAGCCAATTGGTGTCACTTGTCCGACATGTAAAGAAGGACAAGTTGTTGAACGGAAAAGTAAAACTCGACGTACTTTTTACGGTTGTGACCAGTATCCAGAATGTGAATACGTCTCCTGGGATAAACCAGTTGCAAGACCTTGTCCAAAATGTGACAGCACACTCGTTGAAAAGAAATCGAAAAAAGGCGTTCGCATACAATGTACGGAATGTGAATATAAAGAAGATATACAGTAA
- the dprA gene encoding DNA-processing protein DprA, with amino-acid sequence MNLTEVEKRLLVLHYVFPVPANRFTKLYEVDPELIQFSTFPTEKLAFILNITPKKASKIKGSVAVNSTLPFEELYDSYGIIPIPFTNPLFPKSLLTMIDPPAVLYVQGNTQLLAEKMKVSIIGSRKATFYSEKSLTFIVPPLVKNNVIIVSGLASGADTFAHQSAIKYGGKTIAVLGHGLFHIYPRENSTLKDEIGKNHLLVTEYPPYVRPERWTFPMRNRIISGLSNAIIVTEAAKKSGTMSTVEHALEHGKDVFAVPGPITSRLSEGPNNLISEGAEPLSNGYQVIETLR; translated from the coding sequence ATGAATTTAACGGAAGTAGAAAAAAGATTATTGGTCCTTCATTACGTTTTCCCTGTCCCCGCCAATCGATTTACGAAGTTATATGAAGTAGATCCAGAGCTTATTCAATTTAGTACATTTCCAACTGAAAAACTAGCGTTTATTCTAAATATAACACCGAAGAAAGCTAGTAAAATAAAAGGGAGTGTAGCTGTAAACTCCACACTCCCTTTTGAAGAATTATATGATTCTTATGGCATTATCCCCATCCCTTTCACAAATCCCTTATTTCCTAAAAGTTTATTAACGATGATTGATCCGCCAGCCGTGTTATACGTACAAGGTAACACCCAGTTATTGGCTGAAAAAATGAAAGTTTCGATTATAGGTTCAAGAAAAGCGACGTTTTATTCGGAAAAATCTTTAACTTTTATTGTCCCTCCTTTAGTAAAAAATAATGTGATTATCGTTTCTGGATTGGCTAGTGGAGCAGACACATTTGCGCACCAGTCCGCCATAAAATACGGTGGCAAGACAATTGCTGTGCTTGGTCATGGTCTATTTCATATATATCCAAGAGAAAATAGTACGTTAAAAGATGAAATAGGAAAAAATCATTTATTAGTTACAGAATATCCACCTTATGTCAGGCCAGAGAGATGGACTTTTCCAATGAGAAATCGAATCATTAGCGGATTATCAAATGCGATTATCGTCACAGAGGCTGCGAAGAAAAGCGGAACAATGAGTACGGTTGAGCATGCTTTGGAGCATGGGAAAGATGTATTTGCTGTTCCTGGTCCTATTACCTCACGATTATCGGAAGGGCCAAATAATTTGATAAGCGAAGGTGCTGAGCCGTTATCTAACGGATATCAAGTTATTGAAACGTTAAGGTAG
- the sucD gene encoding succinate--CoA ligase subunit alpha, which translates to MSIYINKDTKVLVQGITGATALFHTKEMLEYGTKIVAGVTPGRGGETAEGVPVFNTVEEAVKETGANVSVIYVPAPFAADAIMEAVDAELDMAICITEHIPILDMVKVKRYMEGKKTRLVGPNCPGVITADECKIGIMPGYIHTKGHVGVVSRSGTLTYEAVHQLSQAGIGQTTAVGIGGDPVNGTNFIDVLKEFNEDPETYAVVMIGEIGGTAEEEAAEWIKENMTKPVVGFIGGQTAPEGKRMGHAGAIISGGKGTAADKIKALNAAGVETADTPSVIGETLIKVIKEKGLYEQCKTH; encoded by the coding sequence ATGAGTATTTATATTAATAAAGATACAAAAGTTCTCGTACAAGGAATTACAGGTGCTACAGCACTTTTTCATACAAAAGAAATGCTTGAATACGGTACGAAAATCGTCGCAGGTGTGACGCCAGGCCGTGGTGGGGAAACTGCTGAAGGTGTACCTGTTTTTAATACAGTTGAAGAAGCGGTAAAAGAAACAGGCGCTAACGTCTCAGTTATCTATGTTCCAGCTCCGTTTGCAGCAGATGCAATTATGGAAGCAGTAGATGCAGAATTAGACATGGCGATTTGTATTACAGAGCATATTCCAATTTTAGATATGGTTAAAGTAAAACGTTATATGGAAGGTAAGAAAACACGTCTTGTTGGACCGAACTGCCCAGGTGTAATTACGGCGGATGAGTGTAAAATTGGGATTATGCCAGGGTACATTCATACAAAAGGCCACGTAGGTGTTGTATCGCGTTCTGGAACGCTTACTTATGAAGCGGTTCACCAGCTTTCACAAGCTGGTATCGGTCAAACGACAGCGGTTGGCATCGGTGGAGACCCAGTTAACGGGACGAACTTTATCGATGTACTAAAAGAGTTTAACGAAGATCCAGAAACATATGCAGTTGTGATGATTGGTGAAATCGGTGGAACAGCTGAAGAAGAGGCTGCAGAGTGGATTAAGGAAAATATGACGAAGCCAGTTGTTGGCTTTATCGGCGGACAAACAGCTCCTGAAGGAAAGCGTATGGGGCACGCGGGTGCGATTATTTCTGGCGGTAAAGGAACTGCTGCGGATAAAATTAAAGCACTTAATGCTGCGGGCGTTGAAACTGCAGATACACCATCTGTTATCGGCGAAACACTCATTAAAGTTATTAAAGAAAAAGGTCTTTACGAACAGTGTAAAACCCATTAA
- the sucC gene encoding ADP-forming succinate--CoA ligase subunit beta — protein MNIHEYQGKQLLRNYGVAVSNGIVAFSPEEAVKAAKQLATDVFVVKAQIHAGGRGKAGGVKIAKNLDEVRAYAKELLGKILVTEQTGPEGKEVKRLLIEEGSNIEKEYYIGLVLDSATDRVVLMGSEEGGVDIEAVAEETPEKIFKEIIDPVVGLTGFQARRMAFNMNIPKHLVNKAVKFMSGLYNVFIDKDASTVEINPLVVTAEDDILALDAKFNFDESALYRHKDIVELRDFDEEDPKEIEASKYDLSYIALDGNIGCMVNGAGLAMATMDTINYYGGSPANFLDVGGGATAEKVTEAFKIILSDEAVKGIFVNIFGGIMKCDVIAEGVITAAKEVGLQVPLVVRLEGTNVDKGKVLLNESGLNIIAADSMADGAQKIVELVG, from the coding sequence ATGAATATCCATGAATATCAAGGTAAACAGCTTTTACGTAATTACGGTGTAGCTGTTTCAAACGGAATTGTCGCGTTTTCACCTGAAGAAGCAGTTAAAGCAGCGAAACAACTAGCGACTGACGTATTCGTTGTAAAAGCACAAATCCACGCGGGTGGCCGAGGCAAAGCCGGTGGGGTTAAGATAGCAAAAAATCTTGACGAAGTACGTGCGTATGCAAAAGAATTACTTGGTAAAATTCTCGTAACTGAACAGACGGGTCCTGAAGGTAAGGAAGTAAAGCGCTTACTAATTGAAGAAGGCTCTAACATTGAAAAAGAATATTACATAGGCCTTGTATTAGACAGTGCAACTGACCGAGTCGTACTGATGGGATCTGAAGAAGGCGGCGTAGACATTGAAGCGGTTGCAGAAGAAACGCCTGAAAAGATTTTCAAAGAAATCATCGATCCGGTCGTTGGATTAACTGGATTCCAAGCACGTCGTATGGCATTCAATATGAACATTCCAAAGCATCTTGTTAACAAAGCAGTGAAATTCATGTCGGGTCTTTACAACGTCTTTATCGATAAAGACGCTTCAACTGTGGAAATTAACCCGCTAGTTGTAACGGCAGAAGACGACATTTTAGCACTTGATGCAAAGTTTAACTTTGATGAAAGCGCATTATATCGTCATAAAGATATCGTAGAACTTCGTGACTTTGACGAAGAAGACCCAAAAGAAATCGAAGCATCGAAATATGACCTAAGCTATATTGCCCTTGACGGAAATATTGGGTGTATGGTAAATGGCGCCGGTCTTGCGATGGCAACGATGGATACAATCAATTATTACGGCGGATCACCTGCCAACTTCCTAGATGTTGGTGGCGGTGCGACGGCTGAGAAGGTTACAGAAGCGTTCAAAATCATCCTTTCAGATGAAGCGGTAAAAGGGATTTTTGTCAATATTTTCGGTGGAATTATGAAGTGTGACGTTATCGCGGAAGGTGTCATTACAGCTGCGAAAGAAGTCGGTCTTCAAGTCCCATTAGTCGTACGTTTAGAAGGTACGAATGTTGACAAAGGAAAAGTATTACTGAACGAATCAGGACTTAACATCATCGCTGCTGATTCAATGGCAGACGGTGCACAAAAGATTGTTGAACTCGTAGGCTAA
- a CDS encoding EscU/YscU/HrcU family type III secretion system export apparatus switch protein, translating into MINNKFERKEAVALSYDPSEPNAPKVVAKGKGKIAENILAKAKEHDVPIQEDASLVELLGQLNIEESIPEELYQAVSEVFAYIYHIDKAHESENVKEL; encoded by the coding sequence ATGATAAATAATAAATTTGAGCGAAAAGAAGCGGTCGCATTGTCTTATGATCCGAGTGAACCGAATGCCCCAAAAGTTGTTGCAAAAGGGAAGGGGAAAATCGCAGAAAACATCTTGGCTAAAGCGAAAGAACATGATGTACCAATACAAGAAGATGCAAGTTTAGTTGAATTACTCGGGCAATTAAATATTGAGGAATCTATACCTGAGGAACTTTACCAAGCGGTATCTGAAGTGTTTGCTTATATCTATCATATTGATAAAGCACATGAGTCGGAAAACGTAAAAGAATTATGA
- a CDS encoding ribonuclease HII, with protein sequence MTDRKYKKDSKGDYMQTVKEIEAELKTIEEPTTWLKELENDGRVGVKKALNRWYSNYKKRQQVLAAFERKKAFDASYKPFQQAYVAGVDEAGRGPLAGPVVTAAVILPEDSKALIGLDDSKAISKAKREQLAETIKEIAIAYSIHIQPATVIDELNIYSATKLSMEKAVETLSVSPDFVIVDAMQLNGHYRTESVIKADAQSLAVAAASILAKTTRDTYMDDIHTEFPVYQFAKNAGYGTAEHVEALKKHGPCIHHRKSFEPVKSLSKV encoded by the coding sequence TTGACCGATAGAAAATATAAGAAAGATAGTAAAGGTGATTACATGCAAACAGTGAAGGAAATAGAAGCGGAATTAAAAACTATAGAGGAGCCGACAACATGGTTGAAAGAGCTTGAGAATGACGGAAGAGTGGGTGTGAAGAAGGCCTTGAATCGTTGGTATAGTAATTACAAGAAACGACAACAAGTATTAGCAGCGTTTGAGCGGAAGAAAGCCTTTGATGCCTCGTATAAGCCGTTTCAACAAGCGTATGTCGCAGGAGTTGATGAAGCCGGGAGAGGCCCTTTAGCGGGTCCTGTCGTCACAGCAGCGGTGATATTGCCTGAAGATAGCAAGGCTTTAATAGGTCTTGATGACTCAAAAGCAATTTCAAAAGCAAAGCGAGAACAGCTTGCTGAAACGATTAAGGAAATCGCCATTGCATATTCAATTCATATTCAACCTGCGACTGTGATTGACGAGTTGAATATCTACTCAGCGACTAAATTATCGATGGAAAAAGCCGTTGAAACTTTATCCGTTTCACCGGACTTTGTCATTGTAGATGCCATGCAATTAAATGGTCATTACCGGACTGAATCCGTCATCAAGGCAGACGCGCAAAGTCTAGCCGTTGCAGCAGCGTCTATCCTGGCGAAAACGACTAGAGATACTTATATGGACGACATACATACTGAGTTTCCTGTGTATCAATTTGCAAAAAATGCAGGGTACGGTACTGCGGAACATGTTGAGGCATTAAAAAAACACGGTCCATGTATTCACCACCGAAAAAGCTTCGAACCAGTAAAGTCATTATCAAAAGTGTAA